In Persicimonas caeni, a single window of DNA contains:
- the trbB gene encoding P-type conjugative transfer ATPase TrbB: protein MNMLEHSCGPELWQLLNDELITEVMANPDGRVWVEKFSVGMVDSGVRVRSAEVESIINIVASSADEVCNRQKPSLAAVLPESGARFQGFVPPVVPAPMFVIRQRATRVFSLQDYVDDGYMSYEQAKAIYEAVVDRQNVLIVGGTGSGKTTLANAILQVISGTEDRVLTIEDTPELQCTAPNHIAFYIDRDSGFTWQKAVKDSLRSRPDRIVVGEVRDASALDLLKAWNTGHNGGCATIHANSALRGLTRLESLIEEAIPRAPVQLIAEAVNLVVYIEGTATGREVKTVARVMCHDGQEYQLQEV from the coding sequence ATGAACATGCTCGAGCACAGTTGCGGACCCGAGCTGTGGCAACTGCTCAACGACGAGCTCATCACCGAGGTTATGGCGAATCCAGACGGCAGGGTCTGGGTCGAGAAGTTTAGCGTCGGCATGGTTGACTCGGGCGTTCGCGTCCGCTCTGCGGAAGTCGAATCCATCATCAACATCGTCGCATCGTCGGCCGACGAGGTGTGCAACCGACAAAAGCCCTCCCTTGCTGCTGTGCTCCCCGAATCCGGCGCGCGCTTCCAGGGGTTTGTGCCTCCCGTGGTGCCGGCACCCATGTTTGTCATCCGCCAGCGCGCAACCCGCGTGTTCAGCCTGCAGGACTACGTAGACGACGGCTACATGTCTTACGAGCAGGCCAAGGCCATCTATGAAGCGGTGGTCGACCGTCAGAACGTCCTCATCGTTGGGGGCACCGGCTCGGGAAAGACGACGCTGGCGAACGCTATTCTGCAGGTCATTTCGGGGACCGAAGACCGCGTGCTCACCATTGAGGATACGCCGGAACTTCAGTGCACCGCGCCCAATCACATCGCGTTTTACATCGACCGGGACAGCGGCTTTACCTGGCAAAAGGCGGTCAAAGACAGTCTTCGTAGCAGGCCGGATCGGATCGTCGTCGGTGAGGTGCGCGACGCGTCGGCTCTCGATCTCTTGAAGGCATGGAACACCGGACACAATGGGGGCTGTGCCACCATCCACGCCAACAGCGCGTTGAGGGGGCTCACTCGGCTCGAGAGTCTCATCGAGGAAGCTATCCCCAGGGCTCCTGTGCAACTGATCGCCGAGGCAGTCAACCTCGTTGTCTACATCGAGGGCACCGCTACCGGCCGGGAGGTGAAGACCGTCGCCCGCGTCATGTG
- a CDS encoding topoisomerase C-terminal repeat-containing protein: MKLERGAFMGQVRKLTREVVGNIITRSVDLPSAGPETLGTCPLCGADVLEGKKAYYCRTGRDCAFVIFKKIAGKRITTSVATQLLEGKTTRKLKGFKSKAGKSFSTRLTLGDEGKVKFVFDD, translated from the coding sequence GTGAAGCTTGAGCGCGGCGCCTTCATGGGGCAGGTGCGCAAGCTCACCCGCGAGGTCGTTGGAAACATCATCACTCGCTCGGTCGACTTGCCGTCCGCTGGGCCTGAGACCCTGGGCACCTGCCCGCTGTGTGGTGCCGACGTCCTCGAGGGTAAGAAGGCGTACTACTGCAGAACGGGGCGCGACTGCGCTTTCGTCATCTTCAAGAAGATTGCCGGAAAGCGCATCACGACGTCGGTCGCCACTCAGCTCCTCGAGGGGAAAACCACCCGCAAACTCAAAGGCTTTAAGTCCAAGGCCGGAAAGTCCTTCTCCACCAGGCTGACGCTTGGCGACGAGGGCAAGGTCAAGTTCGTCTTCGACGACTGA
- a CDS encoding DUF3644 domain-containing protein, protein MAIESYNRPSLHNRVEVFTILITNAWELLLKAEIIKASDNIDAIFYKDSDRSLAIRDALKQRIPKENDPVRKNLEKVCDLRDNAVHLLIPELQAHWSRLFQANVLNFITRYEDATGENLFNSGRGMLSLIVDREAAELATIKLKFGEASAETVELFLQRFLADEEELDTPNFAIPVDYRLVLTKANQQGDIVLSHGEGGRRAIKVVQSRNIDKTHPHLMMEAVELIGERLPEHHVTRPRVTAICEKHHIYNSPGSKYYDEIQKPFTRRFSDTFVDWVVEKASEDTEWIERAWDWYS, encoded by the coding sequence GTGGCAATTGAGTCCTACAACCGGCCCTCACTCCATAACCGCGTCGAAGTTTTCACGATCCTCATCACGAACGCTTGGGAGTTACTGCTAAAGGCGGAAATCATCAAAGCGTCCGACAACATAGACGCCATTTTTTACAAGGACTCAGACCGGTCGCTTGCAATTCGAGATGCGCTGAAGCAACGAATTCCCAAGGAAAATGATCCGGTGCGGAAAAACCTCGAAAAGGTGTGTGACCTGCGCGATAATGCAGTGCATCTGCTGATTCCAGAGCTTCAGGCGCATTGGTCACGTCTGTTTCAGGCCAATGTTCTCAACTTCATTACACGCTACGAAGATGCCACCGGAGAGAATCTCTTCAACAGCGGTCGTGGCATGCTCAGCCTCATCGTGGACCGAGAAGCAGCCGAGCTAGCCACGATCAAGCTGAAGTTTGGAGAAGCATCTGCCGAAACAGTTGAATTATTCTTGCAGCGGTTTCTCGCAGACGAGGAAGAACTTGATACGCCGAACTTTGCGATTCCGGTCGACTATCGGCTGGTGCTCACGAAGGCCAATCAGCAGGGAGATATAGTGCTGTCGCACGGTGAGGGTGGCCGACGTGCGATAAAGGTTGTCCAATCGAGAAACATCGATAAGACGCACCCGCATCTGATGATGGAAGCAGTCGAATTGATCGGTGAGCGTCTGCCCGAGCACCACGTTACCAGACCTCGTGTGACGGCAATTTGCGAGAAGCATCACATCTATAACTCACCGGGTTCGAAATACTACGACGAGATTCAAAAGCCGTTCACAAGACGCTTCTCTGACACATTTGTTGATTGGGTTGTGGAGAAGGCGAGTGAGGATACTGAGTGGATTGAGCGTGCGTGGGACTGGTACTCGTGA
- a CDS encoding RNA-directed DNA polymerase, whose amino-acid sequence MSRRAPTLDSLLRSGYFPKELPPAFTTAPFANAFAEKDIDEEFFGITNASDPNAVANRFKGASATRPAQHFLALRNGGRRRLEVPNPASFYWLAKEISAGWHELWAKIGRSQLSISAPQVNDDSSRAVTPQSPGNKRPEIRAQRFCYGTILFECDIASYYPSIYTHSIPWVLHGKEKAKSNKNGLKLLGNRLDKLCQNCQRRQTRGIPVGPDTSLIISELLLSEVDVRLSELDELRGGMRFYDDFELVCETDDDANLLRSSIEDALEWLELEVNNRKCRIERLPVELDPPWRRELRRWEAKKRSGPSIRGVNKLNPQELLDFWDTTTALQGDAPHDPVIKEAIVRLSLRDGLAVRPSRRYQKFLASALRLQPALARPAFTELLRIKKHGCLDADLLNDVLSHRVKRFAQTRATNEVAWSVWGALALDVSLGEECGQILADVDDAFVALLSLIAREKGLITGLGRIERWKSWCTAESLKDENWLGCYQIAKSGLIDGVDNSILESQHYSSQLRAADVDFVDIDDFDDIDALIAKLNLKRLARELDGGGQS is encoded by the coding sequence GTGTCGAGACGCGCTCCAACATTAGATTCATTGCTTCGTTCGGGGTACTTTCCAAAAGAACTTCCTCCTGCGTTTACGACCGCCCCCTTCGCGAATGCTTTTGCTGAGAAAGACATCGACGAAGAGTTCTTTGGCATTACGAACGCCAGTGACCCAAATGCGGTCGCCAATCGTTTCAAAGGAGCTTCTGCGACCCGTCCCGCACAGCACTTTTTGGCGCTGCGGAACGGTGGCCGACGACGACTTGAAGTTCCGAACCCCGCAAGCTTCTATTGGCTTGCGAAAGAAATAAGTGCAGGATGGCACGAGCTATGGGCGAAGATCGGTCGATCTCAACTGTCGATTTCTGCGCCGCAAGTAAACGATGATTCTAGCCGTGCGGTTACCCCACAGTCTCCTGGTAATAAGCGTCCAGAAATTCGCGCGCAGCGTTTTTGCTACGGGACAATACTGTTTGAGTGCGACATAGCGTCCTACTACCCGTCGATCTATACCCATTCCATTCCTTGGGTTCTACATGGGAAAGAAAAGGCGAAGTCCAACAAGAATGGGCTGAAACTGTTGGGTAATCGGCTGGACAAGTTGTGCCAGAACTGTCAGCGCCGGCAAACTCGGGGGATTCCAGTCGGGCCAGACACCTCACTAATTATCAGCGAGTTGCTTCTTTCAGAAGTGGACGTGCGACTGTCTGAATTAGACGAATTACGGGGAGGAATGCGCTTTTATGATGACTTCGAGTTGGTGTGCGAGACTGACGATGATGCTAACTTACTTAGGAGTTCGATTGAAGATGCACTGGAGTGGCTAGAGCTTGAGGTGAACAATCGGAAGTGCCGGATTGAACGTCTTCCTGTTGAGTTGGATCCTCCCTGGCGGCGAGAGCTACGACGGTGGGAAGCAAAAAAACGTTCTGGACCCTCGATTCGAGGAGTAAACAAGCTGAACCCGCAAGAGTTACTAGATTTTTGGGATACCACAACAGCTCTTCAGGGCGACGCCCCGCATGATCCAGTGATTAAAGAAGCGATCGTAAGGCTCAGTCTGCGCGACGGATTGGCAGTACGACCGAGCCGAAGATATCAAAAGTTTTTGGCGTCGGCGCTCCGGCTTCAACCGGCCTTGGCTAGACCTGCGTTCACGGAATTGCTGCGGATCAAGAAACATGGGTGCCTCGACGCCGATCTCCTCAACGACGTGCTCTCACATCGAGTAAAGCGATTCGCACAAACGCGGGCAACGAATGAGGTGGCTTGGAGTGTATGGGGCGCACTCGCGTTGGATGTCTCACTTGGAGAAGAATGTGGCCAGATTCTTGCGGATGTAGATGATGCTTTTGTTGCTCTCTTGTCGTTGATAGCTCGGGAAAAAGGGCTGATTACGGGGCTTGGACGCATCGAGCGATGGAAGTCGTGGTGCACGGCGGAATCGCTCAAGGATGAAAATTGGCTTGGATGCTATCAAATTGCTAAGAGTGGCCTTATTGATGGGGTCGACAACAGTATTCTTGAATCTCAACACTATTCGTCTCAGCTGAGAGCCGCCGATGTGGATTTTGTTGATATTGACGACTTCGACGACATAGATGCGCTGATTGCGAAACTGAATTTGAAAAGATTGGCTCGAGAGCTCGATGGCGGAGGGCAGTCCTGA